One window of Nostoc sp. UHCC 0926 genomic DNA carries:
- a CDS encoding DUF3386 family protein, producing MKQPLKYQFWHLNISLTVALVSITFITQIKTQVLASSSILLSRNTGNSSTTVISALDIFRKAYENRYTWNPQFPGYTAIIELKHGNKYYRGNVIVKSDMSVQVTGIDEEEARQMVEISLKTMLTHHRRVPFSEEHKDSTFKLVGTDKTGVAEIIEQGQKTEARYKIFHNQLTQVNRILGNTAVTVDVIDSEKTSEGYLATRYRSTFRQPQTKQIIGVEESKDTYIKTAGYYVLTHQIIHDFQEGQLTDMAEFRYINIQL from the coding sequence ATGAAACAACCATTAAAGTACCAGTTCTGGCATTTAAATATTTCTCTAACTGTAGCTTTAGTAAGTATAACTTTCATAACTCAAATAAAGACTCAAGTGCTTGCCTCCAGTAGTATTCTCTTATCAAGAAACACAGGTAATTCATCAACCACAGTTATCTCTGCACTTGATATTTTTCGCAAAGCGTACGAAAATCGTTATACTTGGAACCCTCAATTTCCAGGTTATACGGCAATAATAGAACTAAAACATGGCAATAAATACTATCGAGGAAACGTTATTGTCAAATCAGACATGAGCGTTCAAGTAACTGGTATTGATGAAGAAGAAGCACGTCAGATGGTGGAGATATCTTTAAAGACTATGCTTACTCATCACCGACGAGTTCCATTTAGTGAAGAACATAAGGATAGTACTTTTAAGCTTGTTGGTACTGATAAAACTGGAGTTGCAGAAATTATTGAACAAGGACAGAAAACAGAAGCTCGGTATAAGATATTTCATAATCAGCTGACGCAGGTCAATCGTATTCTTGGAAATACTGCTGTCACCGTTGATGTCATAGACTCAGAGAAAACATCAGAAGGTTATTTAGCAACTAGATATCGCTCAACTTTCCGACAACCTCAGACTAAACAAATTATAGGAGTGGAAGAATCAAAAGATACTTATATAAAAACTGCTGGTTACTATGTGCTAACACATCAAATAATCCACGATTTTCAAGAAGGACAGCTAACTGATATGGCAGAATTTAGATATATTAACATACAACTATAG